One part of the Quercus lobata isolate SW786 chromosome 7, ValleyOak3.0 Primary Assembly, whole genome shotgun sequence genome encodes these proteins:
- the LOC115954027 gene encoding serine/threonine-protein phosphatase 7 long form homolog: MPDMDPHGAGPAIQTLLMRQDEHRSSLLWDVHLEGKEVPGVLTCRHRDKGLLEGRVDGLDPRIVAYITDAGLDGLLRVPNMDIDHALITALVERWRPETHSFHLPHGEMTITLQDMEVIMGVPIDGLPLVECIPSTGSWRDVCLRLLGYIPPDRELGRKKNTGVLEGASIKAKWLEDRFSNPLSVDAPEALVQKYARFYIVELLSGTLFMDKSGERISIRYLQFFDPIINGKKYSWGSAALSWLYRHLCKASEKTAKQIGGALLLVQL, from the exons ATGCCAGATATGGACCCACATGGAGCAGGACCCGCTATACAGACTTTGTTGATGAGGCAGGATGAGCATCGTTCAAGTTTGCTTTGGGATGTGCATTTGGAAGGCAAG GAAGTGCCAGGTGTATTGACTTGTCGTCACCGAGATAAAGGTCTGCTTGAAGGTAGGGTAGATGGGTTAGATCCACGAATTGTCGCTTATATCACTGATGCGGGGTTAGATGGGCTACTTCGGGTCCCAAATATGGACATTGACCATGCATTGATCACAGCGTTGGTGGAGAGATGGCGGCCGGAGACGCACTCATTTCACTTGCCCCACGGTGAGATGACCATCACACTACAAGATATGGAGGTTATAATGGGGGTACCTATAGATGGCTTGCCGTTGGTGGAATGTATACCCTCGACGGGCAGTTGGCGTGATGTCTGCCTTAGATTGCTAGGGTATATACCGCCAGATAGAGAACTTGGTCGTAAGAAGAACACTGGAGTGCTGGAAGGGGCGAGCATAAAAGCCAAATGGCTTGAGGATCGGTTTAGCAACCCTCTCTCGGTTGACGCCCCTGAGGCACTTGTGCAGAAGTATGCTCGTTTTTACATAGTGGAGTTGTTAAGTGGTACGCTATTTATGGACAAGTCTGGAGAACGGATCTCAATTAGGTATCTGCAATTTTTCGATCCAATCATCAACGGAAAGAAGTATAGTTGGGGTAGTGCAGCACTAAGTTGGCTCTATAGACACCTCTGTAAGGCATCAGAGAAGACAGCCAAGCAGATCGGCGGTGCACTGCTATTGGTGCAGTTGTAG